GTACAGCTTGTGAACTGAATGATTTTGAGGCATATTTCGTTACGTTTGCCTTTTATATTTCCTATTTTGTCATGGCACTGCCTTCATCGCAGGTTCTGAAGTTCACGGGTTTCAGAAACGGAATGACGGTAGG
This genomic window from Bacteroidales bacterium contains:
- a CDS encoding sugar MFS transporter, which encodes MQNSGITKRSDYILPITVIGILFFIFGFVTWLNGILIPFLRTACELNDFEAYFVTFAFYISYFVMALPSSQVLKFTGFRNGMTVG